From the Tripterygium wilfordii isolate XIE 37 chromosome 6, ASM1340144v1, whole genome shotgun sequence genome, one window contains:
- the LOC120000852 gene encoding cyclin-dependent protein kinase inhibitor SMR6-like, producing MGFSKKSQVDSGLESEGKKWVIAGITIRTSLKPINTKSISKETEDDDNDEACLTTPTAKEARIPEKLPCPPAPRKQRPVARCNFGARDFFTPPDLETVFKYHVEKTN from the coding sequence ATGGGGTTTTCAAAGAAATCACAAGTTGATTCCGGATTAGAATCCGAAGGCAAAAAATGGGTCATCGCCGGAATCACAATTAGGACTTCCTTGAAGCCAATCAACACGAAATCAATTAGCAAAGAGACCGAAGACGACGACAACGATGAGGCGTGTTTGACAACTCCAACAGCGAAAGAAGCAAGAATACCAGAGAAATTACCATGCCCACCGGCCCCGAGAAAGCAAAGACCTGTTGCAAGATGCAATTTTGGTGCTAGAGACTTCTTCACTCCACCTGACTTGGAGACAGTTTTCAAGTACCATGTTGAGAAAACAAATTGA